CAAAGGGTAAATGATAAGATTTTAAATGCTTTCCACAACAGTTGTTTTACGGAACAGTCGTCCTCTAATAGGGACGTTCCGTGGTGGaactcaaaattaaaaaaaaaaactgcggaaGACTTCTCGTAAACTTTTTAATAAAGCAAAACAGAACCTAGAATTGGACTCCGTATAGGAGTGCACTTACTAAGAACAATAACGAAATAAGAAAATCCAAAGGAAGATCTTGGGTTCAAACGTGTGAAAATATTAGAAATATTCCAGCAGTCGCGAGACTTCAGAGGGCACTAATGAACTTGGGAATCTGAAAAAAAAGGATGGATTTTCCACACAAACTTGTTGATTATGGAACCCCATTTTCCTGGATCGATTATGTGTGTAGACACAACAACAAATGGTTCGTTTGAAAGTCAAAGATGTTCAGcaagaaaaactaaaatgtctgaTGATTCGAAAAATGTTGCACAAGCCTTGGCTGACGATATCTTTACGAAAGTCAGGGTAGAGAATGCAGTGAGATCTTTTGAGCCTTATAAATCTGCAGGACCGGACGGAATAATTCCAGCAATGCTTCAAAACGGAGAATTAGAGGAAAGTAAAAGTTAACTTTATACCAAAAGTAGGAAAGCGATATAAGACGCATCCTAAATCATTCAGGCCCATTAGTCTGTTCTGTTAAAAACTATGGAAAAGGTGTTGAGTGATTGCATCAACTCAAATTACATGATAAAACATCCACTGTCTTCCAATTTGCAGTCCGGTAAGTCATCAATTACGGCATTTCATACAGTGGTATTCAAAGTGGAGAAATCGCTATCGGCAAAAGAAATAGCACTTTGTTCTTTCTTATTGTAGTAactttcgataacgcttcttattcttCAATGGATCGTGCCATGAAGAAAAGAAACTTCTTCACGAACATTATCAAATGGATTCACATTATGCTTGCAAAAAGAGTATGGACAACAAAAGGTTGCCCTCAAGAAAGGGTCCTCTCACCACTAATGTGGTCCTTAGGTGCAAACGATCGTCTAGGAAGCTTAGAAGAAAAAGGTTTCGAGGATGTAGGCTTTGCTGATGATATTGTCATCATAGTGAGGGGGGAATTCGACAAtatcatttctgaaagaatgcaaTGGGCTCTACATTTTACCCAATCGTGGTGTATTCAGGAAGGCCTTAGCATCAATCCGTCAAAAATGTAATTGTACCATTCACTAGGAAAGGGAAACTTGATCTAAAAGCTTTAAAGCTTGGAAGACTAGAAACTCAGCTTAGTGAACAGGTCAAATACCTGGGAGTCATTCTGGATTCTAAACTGAACTGGAATGCTCAGCTCATATTGATATTGCGGTGTAATGGGTCACTTGAGTAtcagacaaaattttcaatatgggccagtgatgaatatgaggcgagactggatgaaacctgtgGAGAACTATGACTTTCCTTATAACATACGTGAGCCATCACGTATGGATTGGAAAGTCGGAAGTCCCACTGTTCGGGacggttccataaaattctacacagatggctcaaaaataggaacaaaaacgggagcaggaatcttcggccctgggatagcgatctcagtggcaatgggaaactatccaacggtgttccaagcggagatttttgctataatgaaatgtgctaatatctgtgtagagaggaaatatagatatgcaaatatttgtattttcacagacagtcaagcggcactcaaagcATTGAGTAGCTTTGGATGTACATCAAAACTAGTCCgggactgcattctttcatAGCGAAAGGTGTGCCAAGAGAGCTCCGTAAATCTGAACTGGGTTTCAGGACACTGTGGCATTGGtggtaatgaaaaggcagacgagcttgcgaAACGAGGTTCAAACACACCTTTCTGCGTATATCATACTATAccataaaaatggaattgaaatgctgggaagcacaaaggttgatgaccaactTGTTGGatgccgaaaagtgtgctcaatcaaagagatttataattcccaatgttaaagtaaccgaaaagctcttggagctcagcgagagagctctttgcacctttactggcctaataaccggacacaccggaaaaatattggccagattcagaatgatatctgtcgtttctataacatggaacgtgaaacctcggaacatctgctatgcagttgtgatgcattgtacaagggtagatctaaatttctaaatagtggctttatgcaaccaggagatatttggactggAAATCCTAATAGTGGGTTTCATTAACTCAATTATACAGGACTGGGAAAATACtcgtcttaggttgtttacttgacaaatggtgatcaacctacaagatacatagttaatagtaatcaggggtataccataaaagttcaactcaatggacgcagtggttctacgccccaacaaaaaaaaaaaatgttacgtaATATTGAGATGACTAATAGGTCGTGCGCTACATGTAAGACCGTTACATGCTTGTCAAGTACCTAATGCCGTTTCCCCCAAGTACGTTTCTTGCATTAGAATTATTATTTACGATCTGACTGAGCCGAAGCAAGATGGAAAGGAAGAAGTTATGGAGAACCTCGAAGAAAGGTCCAACAAGAAAcaagcagattttttttaaattaggttGCGATCGATCGTGCTCCTGCTGAGCACGTCAACTTGTCCGGGAGAaaacgaagtgaaaaaaatctttttcaacGGAACGACTTTCATCATGTCAATTGGGACGAGTGTCAGCGAAGGGTTGATCAACGTCATCACATGCAAGTCGTATGCCATCCATTGTGAATATCGATCAGGCGTTATCTACCCTTCAATATACCAACACCTCTACCGAGAATTAATGGGTCAGACGACTACCTCTGGCTGTaagtattcatttatttagtttacatctaaacagataccactgaatcaacaatttgacgccacaatacacggttcgaggccgcatctctccatcctcgaatgcgtcccacgctcgccaagtcgttttgcacctggtctgcccaccttgctcgctgcgctccacgccgtctcgtacctgccggatcggaagcgaacaccatctttgcagggttgctgtccggcattcttgcaaacatgccctgcccatcgtaccctttcggctttagctaccttttggatactgggttcgccgtagagctggcgagctcgtggttcattcttcgccgccactcaccgtcttcttgcacaccgccaaagattgtcctaagcacccgtctctcgaatactccaagtgcttgcaagtcctcctcgagcattgtccatgtttcatgtccgtagaggacaaccggtcttattagcgtcttgtacatgacacatttggtgcggtggcgaatctttttcgaccgcagtttcttctggagcccgtagtaggcccgactccCACAGATGacacgccttcgtatttcacgactaacattgttatcagccgttagcaaggatccaaggtagacgaattcctcgaccaactcgaaggtatccccgtgtATCGtagcactgcttcccaggcgtgccctatcgcgctcggttccgcccacaagcatgtactttgtctttgacgcattcaccaccagtccaacttttgttgcttcacgtttcaggcgggtgtacagttctgccacctttgtaaatgttcggccgacaatgtccatgtcatccgtgaagcaaataaattaattggatctgttgaaaatcgtaccctggctgttacacccggctctccgcatgacaccttctagcgcaatgttgaacaacaggcacgaaagtccatcaccttgtcttagtccccggtgcgattcgaacggactggagtgttcgcccgaaatcttcacaccagtggcgtagccagaaaattggtctggggggggggtttccgaacaatttttttttcgaaaaaaaaaaatttcttccaaaaattttgtctttggggggggttttatacccaaaaccacccccgtggctacgccactgcttcacacagttttgcacaccatccaccgttgctttgatcagtctggtaagcttcctagggaagctgttctcgtccataattttccttaGCTCTaggcggtctatactgtcgtatgccgccttgaagtcAACGAACAGAttgtgcgttgggacctggtattcacggcatttttgaaggatttgccgtacagtaaagatctggtccgttgtcgagcggccgtcgacgaagccggcttgataacttcccacgaactcattcactaatggtgatagACGactgaagatgatctgggatatcactttgtaggcggcattaaggatggtgatcgcacgaaagttctcacactccagcttgtcgtctttcttgtagatggggcatataaccccttccttccactcctccggtagctgttcagtttcccagattctgactatcaatttgtgcaggcaagtggctagcttgtccgggcccatcttgatgagctcagttcCGATACCATCTCTACCagttgctttattggtctttagctgttggatggcagactcaacttccctcaaggttggggctggttggcttccatcgtccgctgaactgacgtagtcatctcatCCGCttcctgtactctcagcgccattcaaatgttcctcgtagtgctgcttccacctttcgatcaccacacgttcgtccgtcaagatgctcccatccttatcccgtaACATTTCggcttgcgtgtttcttgagaacggcatagctgttccatctcctcgcactctgcTTCTTCCAGGCTGCGTTTCTTctcttgaaaaaggcgggtctgctgtctccgctttcgtctataacgttccacgttgtgccgggtaccttgctgcagcgctaccgcccgcgctgcgtccttctcctccagaatctgtctgcactcttcgtcgaaccaatcgatCCGTcaacttcgtcccacatacccgacgttgttctccgctgcgtcgttaatggctgctttgaatgtattccagcagtccaagaggggccccatcgagctcaccctcttccggaaacgctgcctcgagatgctgcgcgtatgcaggttgcttcagtcgctctaggtcgtaccgcggcggtcgtcggtaccgaacattgttgatgacggatagttttaggCGCAATTTAACCATtatcagatagtggtcagagtcgatgttagctccacgatatgtcctgacgtcgataatgtcgaagaagtgccgtccatcaatcagaacgtggtcgatttgtgattctgtctgcagtggtgatctccaggtgtaccgatatgggaggctgtgttggaagtagctgctgcgaatggccatattcttggagccggcgaaatcaattagtagTAGGTCGTTTTTGTTCGTCAGccagtgagcgctgaactttccaacagtcgctctaaactcctcctctttgctaacctgagcgttcaaatctcctatgatgattttgacgtcgtggcttgggcagctgtcataCTCACGTTcaagctgcgcgtagaatgcgtccttatcatcatcagtgcttccggagacgctatggacgttgattatgaagttgaagaaccggcctttgatcctcaacctgcacattctctcgttgatcggccaccacccgatcacgcgcctttgcatgtcgcccatcactatgaaagctgttcccagctcgtgtgtgctgccgcagctctggtagatggtatgattacctctaaacgttcgcaccattgatcccttccaacaaacctcctgcagcgctacaatgccgaatccacggtccttgagcacatcggcgagtatgcgtgtgctcccgatgaagttgagagatttgcagttccacgaaccgagtttccaatcggtagtcccttttcgtcgcggtggtctttgccgatggttccggtccgtactctcttgttgattgtttgtagcatatgtttttttaaaggatgggtagcagggcctgacaccaaaccctctaaatttccggaggaccattcctccttattcccggtggaccatggtacaCAGTTTCACTTGACGTCCCTCTCTGGCACTCgtacgatgatcagccgcccctaacatagagaacagacgctgttgtgagccgatcctgacatggagaacagacgctcagtaagatttgcaccttcgGAGAGAAGCAAAcctccccttccctgtcagcatacgatcatagttcccaccggggttggttatccgatcttccctaaggttgctcgtatcccggccagtaccacggggaggtagggataggagttgccgggtaagaggctaaggactgCGAGCGGggatctattttattccttcaggtacgcgaagtaccaatggtacgctttacccagcatttgcctgACTGTAAGTAATGCCATCTAAATTGACCCTGTGACAAAAATGTTAATCACCAAGAGCAACACTATTAGAAGAAGGTTTCAATCATCAGGCAACTATAGATAGACGATAGAAATCGACAtcctaaaaaaacaaaacatttcgaAATAGTTAAGGTAAATCAGATTCCCGATCAAATACATTCCTGAAAATGACGAATGTTCTGAAGTTTAAGTCGAAGTAAGTACCACCATTGAGGTTGATTAGTTCACTACTGACCATTCCTTCAGAGAAATCAAATGCTATTATTAAGCATTTTATGAATTCCCACTAACAAGATGCGTTACCTGATATCTATCGGCCGGTTTTAAATGTGgttcatttattttatatagGAGCCTTCCTTAACCGTGGGCGAAAGATGCGCCGCTAAaaagcaagaccacgctgaAGGTGGGTGGGTTAAATTCCCGGTCCGGTGTAGGACACTTTCGGGTAGGCGATGGCATATgtgcaaatcaaaccaccttccttttgccagtggagatatatcagcttccacactgatattcttcgaTTGGAAATTGGAAACAAATTTGACGTGTTCAGGATTATTAGCTCCATCGTTCCCttaaagaaaattgaatatcGATTCTTTATTTCGAGGACCAATTAAAAAGAACAGGGCATTGTAAAAAAGTTTCATAATTAAAATTTTGTGTCTTGCtgttaatattttttaacaCGGAATGCTTTGGATGCTAGTATCCCTATGTATGCCTTTGAGAATAAAGTTTCTTTCCGTTTTAGAAATCATTCTTCATTAATAAAATTGGGAGTGCCTAGAATATAATTATTATTCTTACTTGGATCATAAGCGTTtcatgataattatttattttaagatACGAACAGTTAATTAAATTAGTAGTTTATTCGGTGATTAAAATTCATTAGCCACAGTAAATCAACTGGAGTTGGCCGAGCATTTTCAATGTGCAAGTTTCTGTGACTCAATCATTCAAATGATAAATAACTGCACCGGTCACGTCCTTGCAGATACTTAGTAAGTAGGGGATTTATTCTGATTGAAGGCCGTGTTATTCAATGCGCGTTCACTAAATCGCAAAAAGAGTATTTGTTGGTATTGTGGGATCTGGTTCCAGTGTGATCAGtgtatgtttattattttttagctgatttgTGTGTCGTATGTTGGAAATTATCTGCAAGCGAAAGAAGCATGGGAAAAACTTCCATCAAATTGTATTGTTATGCTTAATTTTCTAAATATGCTCAACGGGAATAAACATTCATAATctgtttattttaaaaattataaagctgATGTCACGGGTGGATGCTCCGTTTGATGTATAAAACTAGCAGCATAAACCACGGTTTAACAGGCTCATCGCATTTAGTCCAAGATGGGATCGCTCACGGTGATGGTTGTTGCATACATTTGCTTGGTGGTAAGTACATTCCATTCGATACAGGTTCAGATGATATTGAACTCTTATAATCCATAGCTCGTTCTACCCAACGCTCACTGTGATTGGCAAGGAGGCTGTTCCAAAGTAAATAGACGCAGCACGACTGCCACTTTGCCGACAACAACAGCAGGAATAccagcaacaacagcaacaacgaTGTCAGTTAATGCGACTAGCGCATCGCCTTCGGGTCCAACTGCAACAGGTCCAACAACCACTCTAGGCTCTACGACACCACGCACAACGGTGACATGATCCTTGCCAAATAAGGGATTATATAATAAATGTTTCTGTAGCTCCATAAATGTTCCATAAATGCTTTATCAAAACAAGTAGAGTGGTTATCTGAAACTGTGGTGTTGAACAGGCTGAATAGCAAACGGCTAAGATTTTGGGGTGAGGTTGTATGTTAGATTTGTCACAGCTATCCTAAATGCAACAGTTTTCCAATCGAACGGCGCATTTTATTCAAGGGCATTTGTAtgatatgatttttttaagaataCATAGCATTTCGTATATCTGAGTTTTCTGTGCAACTGATGaccgatgaaaaaaatcaaggtGTTTAGGATAGTAGTAACTTGTCTTATGTAACTTGTGAGTTGTCACAAAAAATGTGGAAAGCTGGGTAGAAAGGACGTTTTCCAATGTAAATTAATTTTCCTCTTCATTGTTGGTCATATAGCGGgtatttttacaaatttaaaaaaataatgtccTGCCCCATTTAGccctttagctttagcttagatTTAGCTGTAATGATCTGGTGGTGGTTCTGGATCTGGTTGGTAGACTAAATGCTCTCTCGAGTTCTATTTAAATGTAATCGAAGTAAATAGATGTATGGCTGGTAAATAGAAGCTATAGCATCGTATACCTATGTTATTTTTTGATAGTCCACACTAACGCCTGCTTTTTACAATAACGCATGAAGTTTTAACTCGTGGGGAACATACACATGAAGAAATTGACACAACACATCGAGTAATTGATTTTCCAGTAAAAAGTCTCTAGCTCCTGCATCTGTTTGATAGGGTATCtgctcccatattaataacagcccgtatattaatcccaaccgtcgataaacgaaataaaaaatcaatttaattacaatttctcacatcgtatgtacacaataatggatggaacacattcttgaatgtttggaatattattcaagattttgtttatgtAATGTAATAAtgcacaagaatcaaattattaaaagataaaattataaagcacttttattttcattttcatactTCTGAACTGTTGGTTTGATGCACCAATTATTCTCATAATTAATTCATgtttctcatgtttcttgattattgtttgagaaatcaatgcattttatatgcgcattgccttattgttattgatttaggaacagataccctatataaTGCTATCTGGATGTGCTAGAAAAACAAATTCTGTTTTCAAAACAGTCCAAGTTTCAAGGACAATGCAACTTTTTATGTTTATCGTTTACCTTTAACTCATAGAACACAGTCACGCTAAGCTGCACAATTTGATCAATGAATGTTTGGTTTGCTTCATATACAAACCGAGCCACGAATTATTCAATGTCATTCATGATGGGATTGCACGCGTTAGCGGTTGTTGGATACATCTGCCTAATATTGGTAAGCATTTACtctcatttaaattatttaaaatactgTATTTTCACCAAACGCCATTGTCGAACTAGTTCGTTCCACCTTATGGTCTTTGTCATCGCAGAGGAGGCTGCTCCCGAGAAAATAGTCGTTGGACAACTTCCACTTCAACCGCCAGAACAGTTATCCCAACAAGCGCGGCAACTGTGATAGGTGCGACAACGACTTTGGGATTCACCGCACTTCGCACGACAACGTTGGCCATGGGCAATGTAACGTCGGCTTCGTTGGACATCCGAAATGGAAAATGATTCATTTTTCAATACCTACAATCTATATCGGAATGTGTTGAGTGGCTATGGGTAAACTACCGGTGATAAAGAAAACAAACATTACACTACTCGTGCTGGGGGCGGGTGCTAGGGTGAGCGATTATTTATGGCTTCGTTGTAATTTAAACTAGCATAGAAAAGTCATATTTTGGTTGTATGAAATCAATGTTGAAATATAATTGGATGGGTAAGTTCTTTTTGATCAATCAATGAGTAACGCCACATTTATTACAATCGATACTTTGGGTTACCCTAGTGAGGTAACTATCGCTTGATTGTAAGTTGCAACATTGTGCACATTGTTTGCTGTTTCAACCAACGGTAGAGCACTTGAGCAATTTCGGCTTATTCGGATCAGAATAAGCTGAGTGTTAACCTTCGGTGAAGTTGGCTGAATTTGTTCGACTCGATCAGTTGTCGAATCTCGCTCTGCGTTGCAATATGTTAACATTTTATTCAATCGCTACTCTCTTCATCGTGGTGACAGTTTTGAACTCAGGTAAtttaaatttcacattttcacagcaatcagtttaaaaaattctaatcctgtttttgtttttaccaaGTCACCTCGCTGGAGTGCTACCAGTGTCTAAATGCGGAGAAATGTCGCGGCGAAGAGAAAGATCGTATTGTTCAGTGCAGTAATGATACCGCCCACGTGGTGGCCCTACAGTCGAGTATATTCTATCCCAAGCTAGCTGAGTCGCTGCTCTACAACGGAAACTATCAGTGCGTAGCGTTGCAATTCACCGAGCTAAGTAAGCATAGTTGCAAAGTGTGCATTATATTAAGCCCATAATGTCGATATCGTTATCTGTTTCAGATGCGCAAAATGCGTCACATATAGTCAAGGGTTGTCTCTTCGAAACTAGAGACAGTTTGTGTCGCCTGGAAGCGGACATTCCTAACGGAAGCTTTTCCTGCAAAGCGTGCAATACGAATAAATGCAACAGTGGCATTACGGTCGGATGGAGCCTGCTTCTGGTGGTGGCGAGTTTAATTGCATCAACGTGGGTGCTGAAATAAAACACAAGTCAACCGGGACGTTTTAGTTTTTTGTAGTAATGAACCACGAATTTATTTCAAAAGGACGATATTGACTTTGACCTTGTATTAGTGTTTTTTTGCTGCGTAGATTCAATTTTATTCAGCTGATGGGAGATGGGTTCTAAATGTGGACGGAAACGTCGGAACAAAAATAGAATAGTacgttttaataaataatagtaTGTACTGCAAAGCTTAcaatacaacacttttttagaATAGATTCACATCGGGAGATCGAAATGATTTCACTGCAGTATGAAATCgtttgttttaaaattcaagGCAAAAATTAATAACGCTGTAATGGAATAAATTAATAGAGAGAATTAAGAAAGCATTAGCATCACTCCACCAATAGTTTTGATCtacaaattaaatatttaaagagATTGGATTCGTTTCTTCGTTTTCTTCGAGATTTATCACGttgataatttgaataaaatgttaTTCAGTCTGGCCGGCTCATTATGCTTCGAAAAAATCAgtcctattttcaaaatttgatatGTACGATTATCTGAGCAAGCAAAAACCTTGCAAATTGGGAACAGTTAagaagtaatttatcacatttgttattttttttcattaactcAATTATTGCTCAACATTTTAATTACCTGTTTCATATTTggttttaaataaattctttcGAGGCTCTCTAGCTTGTGTTTACTGTGTTGCCTAAAGCGTTTTAAATATGTATTTCTGTGCTAAAATTTTACACATTTAAGTAAACACACGTTACACGTtaaagtaagtactacatcaacacttccttcccctcctaagttacggtgaagatgggcgtggccaggagtagtaatcctcatgcttttgtgatttttatcctaaattgaaatcaaggaccacacccaccttgatttctgaataaggatttcaaaagaaaaacgtgagtatcactagtgtccaatctacgaagtacaccgtaactatactatgctatgctaaactTTTACACATTAAATAAATCGCATGAAGACGTATAGTTACTTACAAATATAAAGACGTTTCTCAATAATCTCTTTCATAATTGTGGTCAATGAAGCCAATATtgttttctgaaggaaattatTCCAGGGAGAAATTAAGAGAGAAGTAGGCTTCGCCGCGAACGGATTGCCCTCGATTTTTCCGTCGCGATAGCTACCTGGTTGGTGGCAGCGTCGTTACACCTATGGCTGGGAAATTGTTTCCATCTGCAGAGAGAAAATTTCGTATCCATCTGTATGTTGCGGAATCTGAGCTGGTTACGTAAGCcaagggaatcaatattcgcagcagcaatacgtcgtctttcgtcattgtcacatgttaacaaattcttcaacaacttgaATTGGAACCAAATACAGTCAACTTTCtatctacatctcgatatctctccctatgtcgatggttttctcggtcccttcaatctacatacattttggctttctacatctcgatatatCTCTATCCCGATGcattctgatcatattttgctcGGGATTATCACTCCCTTTGTCGATATTtgtaggctactagaccatctcgcccacaagcatgtacttagtctttgacgcattcaccaccagtccaacttttgttgcttcacgtttcaggcgggtgtacagttctgccacctttgcaaatgttcggccgacaatttccatatcatccgcgaaacaaataaattgactggatctgttgaaaatcgtaccccggctgttacacccggctctccgcatgacaccttctagcgcaatgttgaacaacactCACagaagtccatcaccttgtcttagtctacGGAGCGATTCGAACGatctggagtgttcgcccgaaatctacacacagttttgcacatcatccaccgttggtttgatcagtctggtaagcttcccagggaagcgtCCATAATTtctcat
The nucleotide sequence above comes from Armigeres subalbatus isolate Guangzhou_Male chromosome 3, GZ_Asu_2, whole genome shotgun sequence. Encoded proteins:
- the LOC134227298 gene encoding uncharacterized protein LOC134227298, giving the protein MLTFYSIATLFIVVTVLNSVTSLECYQCLNAEKCRGEEKDRIVQCSNDTAHVVALQSSIFYPKLAESLLYNGNYQCVALQFTELNAQNASHIVKGCLFETRDSLCRLEADIPNGSFSCKACNTNKCNSGITVGWSLLLVVASLIASTWVLK